The proteins below are encoded in one region of Neofelis nebulosa isolate mNeoNeb1 chromosome 17, mNeoNeb1.pri, whole genome shotgun sequence:
- the LOC131500140 gene encoding vomeronasal type-1 receptor 4-like, translated as MASRDLVIGVIFLTQTVVGILGNFSLLYHYLFLSFTGCRLRPTDLIVKHLVAANSLSLLCKGVPQMMAAFGWNNFPGDFGCKLLFYLHRIGRGVSIGSTCLLSAFQAITISPQKARGIKLKRKALKYIDFSIFLCWTIYMLVNIIFPIHVTGKQNNMSISMRKDLQYCSGTTNNKITQLLHAVFLSFPDVLCLGLMVWASGHMVFILHRHRQRVQHIHSTNVSPRSSPESRATQSILVLVSTFVCFYSLSSICQVFIAVFDNPSWLLVSVSAFISGCFPTACPFVLMNCNSCVSRFYLPWLRNTTSTKVITNV; from the coding sequence ATGGCCTCCAGGGATTTGGTCATAGGAGTGATCTTCTTAACCCAAACCGTGGTTGGAATCTTGgggaatttctctcttctttaccattatctcttcctctccttcactgGGTGCAGGTTGAGGCCCACAGATTTGATTGTCAAACACCTGGTTGCAGCCAACTCCTTATCCCTCCTCTGTAAAGGAGTCCCCCAGATGATGGCAGCTTTCGGGTGGAACAATTTTCCAGGTGATTTTGGATGCAAACTTCTTTTCTATCTTCACAGAATAGGCAGGGGTGTGTCCATAGGCAGCACCTGCCTCTTGAGTGCCTTCCAGGCCATCACAATCAGCCCCCAGAAGGCCAGGGGgataaaacttaaaaggaaagCTCTCAAGTACATTGACTTCTCTATATTCCTGTGCTGGACCATCTACATGCTGGTAAATATCATTTTCCCTATCCACGTGACTGGCAAACAGAACAACATGAGCATCTCAATGAGAAAGGATTTGCAATACTGTTCTGGGACAACTAATAACAAAATCACACAATTGCTACATGCAGTGTTTTTATCATTCCCTGATGTGTTATGTTTGGGGCTCATGGTCTGGGCCAGTGGCCACATGGTCTTCATCCTGCACAGGCACAGGCAGAGGGTCCAGCACATTCACAGCACTAATGTCTCCCCCAGATCCTCTCCTGAGTCCAGAGCCACCCAGAGCATCCTCGTCCTGGTGAGCACCTTTGTGTGTTTCTACTCCCTCTCCTCCATCTGCCAAGTCTTTATTGCTGTTTTCGATAATCCCAGCTGGTTGCTGGTGAGCGTCTCTGCCTTCATCAGTGGATGTTTCCCAACTGCCTGCCCCTTTGTTCTCATGAACTGTAACTCCTGTGTGTCCAGGTTCTACCTTCCCTGGCTGAGGAACACAACATCCACGAAAGTGATAACAAACGTGTAA